One Microcoleus sp. FACHB-831 DNA segment encodes these proteins:
- the yvcK gene encoding gluconeogenesis factor YvcK family protein, with translation MSIGIFKQALRTLQHDSRITRVPSPKTNARVNHWYKWLAPGLLVKRWLLISAAGVVLTSLGLAIWVKLTPIFLLIQFVGDVLGAISTIIPSYVSGPLAISCGLFLIFWGQTRSLGSITSVLKPEGDEQLVDVLLAHRRLGRGPKIVVIGGGTGLSTLLRGLKEYSANITAIVTVADDGGSSGRLRREIGVLPPGDIRNCLAALADEEKLLTELFQYRFSAGDGLVGHSFGNLFLTAMSEITGDLEQAIAASSQVLAVRGRVLPATLSDVRLVAELSDGRRIEGESSITEAGGSIVKIGCIPANPPALPAALKAIAEADYIVIGPGSLYTSVIPNLLVPEIATAIAAKEVPRIYVCNIMTQPGETQGYSVSDHIRAIDAACGEPLFNAVLVQRKVPSAHALIRYAQENSHPVYLDRESVAKLGRRIVLTNVMDEDEETGYVRHNPQRLAGVLLRWYNRAQATDF, from the coding sequence ATGTCAATCGGAATCTTCAAACAAGCCTTACGCACTCTCCAACACGATTCGCGCATAACTAGGGTTCCTAGCCCTAAAACCAATGCGCGAGTCAACCATTGGTACAAGTGGTTGGCTCCCGGACTGTTGGTGAAACGCTGGTTGCTTATAAGTGCAGCAGGCGTAGTGCTAACAAGCCTGGGGTTGGCAATTTGGGTGAAGCTAACCCCGATTTTTTTACTGATACAGTTCGTTGGGGATGTGCTGGGGGCGATCTCAACTATCATTCCCAGCTATGTGTCGGGTCCCCTAGCGATCTCCTGCGGTCTGTTCTTGATTTTTTGGGGACAAACCCGCAGTCTTGGCTCGATTACCTCTGTATTAAAGCCCGAAGGAGATGAACAACTCGTTGACGTGCTGCTAGCTCATCGCCGCTTGGGTCGAGGGCCAAAAATTGTGGTAATTGGCGGCGGTACTGGACTTTCTACTTTACTAAGAGGATTGAAAGAGTACAGCGCCAATATTACTGCGATTGTCACCGTAGCTGATGATGGTGGCTCTTCTGGCCGTCTGCGGCGAGAAATTGGAGTCCTCCCACCGGGGGATATTCGCAACTGTCTGGCGGCGCTAGCAGATGAGGAAAAGTTATTAACCGAGTTGTTTCAATACCGTTTTAGTGCTGGTGATGGTCTTGTCGGTCACAGTTTTGGCAATCTGTTCCTGACAGCGATGAGCGAAATTACCGGAGATTTGGAACAAGCGATCGCTGCTTCTTCGCAAGTTTTAGCCGTGCGCGGACGGGTGCTACCCGCAACTCTCAGCGATGTCCGCCTAGTAGCAGAATTATCCGACGGGCGGCGCATTGAGGGAGAGTCTAGCATTACCGAAGCAGGCGGCAGTATTGTTAAAATTGGCTGCATTCCGGCAAATCCGCCCGCGCTACCTGCTGCGCTTAAGGCGATCGCGGAAGCAGATTACATTGTTATTGGCCCCGGTAGCCTCTACACGAGTGTAATCCCCAATCTCTTAGTACCGGAAATTGCTACTGCGATCGCTGCTAAGGAAGTCCCCCGCATCTATGTCTGCAACATTATGACTCAGCCGGGAGAAACCCAAGGCTACAGCGTCTCAGACCATATCCGCGCTATTGACGCCGCCTGCGGAGAACCACTGTTTAATGCAGTCCTAGTACAGCGGAAAGTGCCCTCCGCTCATGCTCTGATACGCTATGCTCAGGAAAATTCCCATCCGGTGTATTTAGACAGAGAATCTGTCGCTAAGTTGGGACGTCGGATTGTTTTAACTAATGTTATGGACGAAGATGAGGAAACAGGTTACGTGCGCCACAATCCCCAGCGTCTCGCAGGCGTGTTGCTGCGCTGGTACAATCGCGCACAAGCAACAGATTTTTAA